GATCATCCATGAAGGTATCGAGCTGGTGGAGATCTGATGGACAGGCACTGGATTGAAAAACTGAGGCAGTTAAAAGTCAAGGTGCAGAGGCACCTGATGGAAAAAAACGCCTTCGAATCCCGTCCCGCCCGAGCCAGCCTCGAAGATCTGCGTATGGGCCAGAAACTGCGTGAACAGGAGACGGCCCTCAAAAGTTATTTGGCCCAGATGACGGAGTTCGCGTCGGGGATTCCGGCTGACCGCTTTGAGTTCGATCTTGAAAGTAAATTCAATGTGATCCAGTTCGAACATGGCAAGTTGTACCTTGGACCTGAGGCTTTGATTACGAGCGAACCGTATCTCAATTTCGATCCGCAGATTTACTTCGGTAGAGAAGATCAGAATATTGAAAAGAGCCGGAAATCCGAAAGCGCAACCATAAGCACAAAATCCAAAAGCGATCTTTACCACACGATAATAGAAAAATACAACCCGGGACAGTTTCTCGATCCGGATAAGTTGAAGCTGAAGAAACTCGATAGTTTCGTGCGTGATTACGGCCACGAATTTGCGCAAACTCGCATGTCGCGGATTGAAGACCAGGTCAAATCAATTATCGATCGGTATATATCCCCAGCCGGACAAACCGAGGAACTGCCGAGTTTGTTTATCTATGAGGGCCAGTTTATTTACCTTACCCGTAAGAAGCGCTGGAGCAAACGACGGATTCGTACAATCACTCAGGTCGATTATTTCGAGGGCAAACGATATGCGCTACCCCGCAGGATCAGGCGGATCGCTGTAGCCCCGGAACATGAACTCGAAGCTGAAATGGCGGCTGAACTGATCACCGAGGAGATGGCAGAACCGATCCGTTCGGTCGACAGCGATAAATTGTTAGGATACTTCATTCCAACCCGCAGGCTCGGATCTAAACAGGCTTCGGAGAGGATATCTGCTGATACGAAAACTCAAATATCCGGCCAGCAGACAGGTTCGCTCGAGCAGGTTCCATACGAGGTACCCGGAAGCCGGGAGTTTGCACTCAAAATCCAAACCGAGACTGCATCCGCAGGGGCGGCTCCTGAGGAACTCGGTCCCGAGATGATAACTCATCAACAAAGACAGCAAAGCCGCGCTCTGGCGTTAGCACGCAGAATCAAGCATCATCTGCAACAACCAGAGAAATCGCCCTCTCAAAAAGCGGTGCTGTCGCTGTTACCGCAACTCGAAAAGATTTCCACCAGGTCAGAACCTGAAAGAGAAGAGCTTCCCTCGGCTGTAGATTTCGAGGGAAGGTTCGAGGAAACAGTTTTGAGCCGTGCGCGGATGTTCATGACTTCGCAGAAAGCAGAGGAATTTTCCACAACTCAGCCGATTGTTTCACCTGACGAGGTAGCCAGTACGGCTCGTTCGCTGCGATCATTCACGACCGACCTTATTACGCGCCACCTGCCGGTTTATGCCTCACTCGAAGCTGACGAGATGGAGACAATCAGCCTCAAACCGTTTAAGACCGGAACACAGGCATTGCTCGATATTGGTACTTCAGATAAGCCGGTATCTGATCCGGTGTCTTTGGCAAAAGAAGTTTTCGCAAGTATCAAAAAGTCATTGAAGCAGGGTAAAGCCCGAGTTAAAAAAGCAGATGCTGAAACATCAAAATCGCGCAAAGCCGGATCAGCAGAGGGAATTTCCGGGCGGTTGCCCGCGATTGGTCGCATGCGCACGTTTATGAACGCGAATGTGGCTAAGATGATGCGTACGACGCTTCCTGAATATGCTCACAAGATTGTGGCTCAAATCGGCCGCAAACTGGACCTGGGGAGCTTTGAACCGATTTTCAAGGCCGACCTCCCGAAACTGGCTGTAAGCGAAGCCAGGGGGGCTATGAAGCTGTTTACGCGCAAGTTAGGACGTGAACGTGGTTTTGAGGCAACTGAATTGCCGGTTGAAATGGATAACCTGACTGATACGGTTATACCTGATCGTCCTGACCCGGTGCAGTTGAGGCAAATCCGCAGTCTTCGTGAGGGTGCCGAGCAGGTACTCGAAATTCGCAGGGAAGTCAGGAGACCGTCAGCAACCTCCCTCGCGAGCGGTTTGTCACAAGGAAGATCGCGTTTGGCCGGATCTGCGATGGCTCTGGCCGGTCGTGCCGCAGAGATGACCGAATCCGCTGGAATGCCTGCGATTCCACAGATTGGCTCGTTCACTCCCGATCTCGAATTGTTCGATCGATCGCCTGTACAAAGCGGTATTGATATGCTGAATTTTGTTACACCACCGGGACAATCCATGTCTTTGCCTGCGGGAGCGCCACAGGCAGATTCGGAAGTTCCTCAATTGATTCCGGGAGCACCTTCAGCACTTGAATCCACTGCCGGCAGGTCAAAAGGATTTCTGCCTTCCCTGGTGAAGAAAGGAACGTCTGCATTTAAAGGAGCGGGAGAATCGCTGAGATCCGGTAGTCAGAAGATCAAGAGCCTGACCGGTTTCGGTTCGATTGCAGGTGGTGCAAGTATGATGTCTTCCGTTCAGCAGGGTGTGTCTTCTATGATCCCACAAATTGGCTCGATGACAGAAAGCGCTAAAGATCAAATTGGCGGTCTGATCAGCTCCGGCAGGTCTGCGCTTCAGAGGATGCCTTTGGGCGCGGGAAGTAAAGCTCTGGAGATGGCTTCTTCCGGCCAGATTCCGTCAAAGACAGGTCTGCCTGATAAATTAAGTGCATTGCGCGGTATTGCAACACCCTCATTGCCCGAGCCGACTGTGAAACTGGCCGGTGATATCGAAAAACCGAAGGTGCCGGAACTGCTGACGAGTTTGATCAAGAGGACCGCGACTGGCAGGGAAAGTATGGCATTGACACCCTCAAAAATTAAAAAACCAGCGGACAGTGTTATTCCCGCAGTTGACAGGCAGGCCGATCTTCCGCGCGGATGGGACCGTCCGCCGTTCGAGGTCGGAACCGCTATTGGCAAACATCTGAAGCAGGATCTACCTTCACAGGTAGGACAGATTGCGACTCGCAAAAAGAGCGCTCTGTCGCGATATGGTTTGACGGTTCTCGATCTCGAAGATGAAGAACTCGAAAATATACAATCAGGTAGGCAGACAGCAGAAGTATCAGAAGAAATAAAAATCGATGACCAGACTATTGATGATATATTTTTCAGGCTGAAGCGAATCCTGGAAACCGAGAGCGAACGGATGGGAGGTGAGCGCTGATGTCTCTTGAAAAGGCTACTATTACCAATGTCGACACAAATGATACATTCCAGGTTCTCTTCAATCCGAGCGAATATCAACTCAAAAAGGAAACCCCCTGGGCCGAGCAGCGAGTTTTGGGGCTCGATGCTCCGGCGGCGTCATTTACGACCGGTATGCGCATGGAGCTGTCGATGGAGCTTTTTTTCGATACCAGCGAAGAAAAGAGCGATGTCAGGACTCATACTGAAAAGATCGAGAAACTTCTGATGGTCGACCCGGATAAGCATCGCCCGCCTTTGACATTGTTTACCTGGGGAAATTTTCAGTTCAAGGGTGTTTTTGAAAAGCTCAAGCAGAGATATACAATGTTCGTCCAGGATGGTACTCCCGTACGGGCGGTCCTGGATGTGACTATTAAAGAGTACACGACGACTTTTGAGCAGTTACAGAGACAACCGAGGCAATCAGCTGATCGTGCCAAGCACAGGATTGTCAGGCGTGGAGATACTCTCAGCCTGATTGCTCACAGGGAATACAACGATGCCTCCGAGTGGCGTCGAATTGCGGAATACAATCAGATTGAGGATCCGCTCGATCTCGAACCGGGACTCGAGTTGACGATTCCTCCAATCGAATAGGAGACAGGCTGATATGCCTTTACGAAGAGCTTTAAGCGGTGGTTCCAACAGTGAAAGTGATCAGACTCAGCGGTACTATGGTGTCGTGATCGGGGTCGTTTCCAACATCGATGATCCGGAAAACACCGGCCGTGTAAAGGTCCGTTTTCCGTGGCTGTCATCCGATGAGGAAAGCCATTGGGCCCGGGTCTGCCAGTTTATGACCGGCAACGATCGCGGGAGCTGGTTTATCCCTGAAGTCAACGATGAAGTCCTGGTGGCATTCGAGCATGGTGATGTGAACCATCCCTATGTCGTCGGGTCGCTCTACAACGGCCAGGATCAGCCACCTTCGGAGAACAGTCACAGCTCCGAGAACAATATCCGCATGATCAAGTCTCGTAGCGGTCATATTATCAAGATCGATGACACTTCGGGATCAGAGCAGGTCGAGATCAAGACCTCCTCCGGGAAAAGCGTGCTGACCATGAAATCCGATGGTTCGATCACGATAAAATCTGACAATATTACGATTGAAGGCACGATGAAAATCGACCTGAAATCGCAGAATATAAATATAGAAGCTAGTCAACAGCTTAAACTGAAAGGCACCTCGGGTTTTGCCGTGGAATCGACAGGAACAGGAAAAGTCGAGGCCTCCGGTCCCCTGACTGTCAAGGGAGCTGTTGTCAATATAAATTGAGGAGAGGTTTCTTCTATGGGAATGCCTGCAGCTAAGCAGGGTGATAAGATCACGGCGGTAGACATTCATATAATCCTGATACCGGCCGCGGCAGGTGTGCCGGTCCCGACGCCGTTGCCTCATCCGTTTATGGGCATTATCGATTCGAGTTGTTCGACGGATGTCAAGATTATGGGAATGCCGGCGGCGGTAATGGGTTCCGAGGCGACAAATACGCCCCCGCATATCCCGCAGGGCGGGCCGTTCCAGAAACCTCCGACCAACAGGGGCAAGATAGTCATGGGTTCCCCGACCGTAATGATCAACGGTAAACCGGCCGCACGCATGGGTGATACGGCGATGACCTGCAACGATCCGGTCGATCTGCCAATCGGACAGGTGATAGCGGCGGGAACTGTAATGATAGGATAGGAGTTGTAATGCCTCGTAAAAATTTCCTGGGTGTGGGATTTAAATTTCCGGTCGATGTCGACCGTCGTGGCGGTGTGGCGATGTCGCGCTATGAGGAATCGATCGAGGACGCAATCGTTTTGATTGTCGGCACCGCTTTTGGCGAGCGGCAGATGCGCCCTGATTTCGGATGCGGTATCCATGATCTTGTCTTTGCTCCCAACAACGCCAACACCCGTGCCCTGGCGGTTTACCATGTCGAGGAAGCCCTGATAAAGTGGGAACCCCGCATTGTCGAGGTCAAGGTGACCGCCGATACCGATCCCGAGCAACCGCATATAATCAATATAGCGATAGATTATAAAGTTCGTACAACCAACAATGTTTTTAATCTCGTGTATCCGTTCTACCTGCAAAAAAGTGAGGTCTGATGCCAATAACTCCCCCAAATCTGGATGACAGGACCCATGCCGATATTATGGAGGAATTGCGTCGGCTGATTCCGCGTTATTGCCCGGAATGGACCGATCACAATCCTTCAGACCCGGGCATTACTCTTCTGGAACTGTTCGCCTGGTTGACCGAGATGAAAATCTACAAGCTCAACCGGATTACCGATAAGACCTATGTGGCACTTCTCGATTTGATCGGGATGTCGCTTCTGTTACCGCAACCGGCTCAATCGTACCTGACCTTTACACCCGGACAAGGGCTCGAAGAGAGTGTCGTGGTTCCAGCCGGTACCCAGATTGCCACCAGCCAGACCGAGGTGACCGACAGCGTGGTCTTCGAAACGGCCGAGGATCTGAGGCTGTCACCTGTAGATCTGGCCAGGGTTGTTACCACAGCCGGTGATTCGGTTTCCGACAACAGCAGTTTTATAAATAACCCATCGCCGGACGGCTTTCCTGTGTTCGGGGGAGTATCACAGATCGAGAGAGCGGTCTTTGTGGGCGATGATAAATTTTCTGCGTTAACGGAATCGGCCAGCCTGTTTCTGCGTTTCAAAGGAGCCTCGGAGGAGGCGCGCGCGCTTTTAACGATGCTCGACTGGGAATATTTCAACGGCAAACGCTTCAAAGAACTGAACACGAGATTGGTATACACCGAGACATTGGGTGAAAATGAGACCCTGATTGAAATCGCTGGTCCACTTGGCGACCTCGAAAAAACCGAAATCGACGGTGTTGAGACTTTCTGGTTTAAGGCTACACTGACCGCTATACCGTCGAGCGAGCAAATTACGGAACTGGACACGATCGCGGTCGAGGCCCGAATTGTCGAGGATGGTCCGACTCCTGAAGCCGGCTTCTCCAATATCGCAGGTTCGATCTTCCTGCCTTTGGATTTCTCTAAAAGCGTTTACCCATTCTCGGAAGAACCCAAGTACGATTTTGCTTTCTATATCTCCTCACCGGATATCTTCTCCAAGACCGAGGCGGAGGTGATCCTGGATATCGACCTGGCCGACCCCTCGGTTGTCGAAGCGCCGGTGGCATCTTCCGACCTTGAACTTCTCTGGGAATATTACAACGGTCGAAAATGGGTCGAGTTGGGTGCAACTTCGCCCACCGGGGTCAGCCGTCCGGCAGGAAAGTTCAACTTTACAGATTCGACACTTGCTTTCACACATTCGGGCGAGATCAAATTCGATCGTCCCGAGGATTTCAGCCCCACCAAGGTCAACGGCCAGGAAGGTCACTGGATTCGGTGCAGGCTGATTAAAGGCAATTACGGTCAGGCTGGTCATTACGAACAGGTCGGTAAAAACTGGGTCTGGAAAGATGATAACCCGCTCAGGCCACCCTGCATAAAGATGTTGACATTGCGTTACAACCAGAAGCCGGTGTTTGTTTCCAACCTGAAGTCCTATGCGGATTTCACATATCGCGATTTCTCCGGGCTTATCAAAAAGGAATACAACCCATTTCAATTATTTGAAGAGCAGAGGGATCGTTCGCCCAGTCTCTATCTGGCATTTAAGTCGATCGCTGAAAAGGACAGTTACGGCATCTGCTTCATTGTCAAGGAAGACCAGCGGCTGCCTGTCGATGAGCTGACCACGCGTTATTTCGGGGATATTTTCGGAACTGAAAACCGGCAGGAACAGAAGTTGTGGTGGGAATACTATAACGGCAAGGACTGGGCAGACCTGATGCCGATCGATACTACCGAGAATTTTAAGTGTAGCGGACAGGTCAAATTCGATTTTCCGCGCGATTTCAAGCCGGTTGAAAAGTTCGGGCAGAAAAACTACTGGATTCGGTGTCGCTTTCAGGATGGCGGTTACGCTGTTGCGCCGATGCTCAAGGCGGTCCTGACTAATAGCGTAATGGGGCTCAACCAGTCCACGATAAGCGGGGAAATTTTGGGATCCTCAGACGGCACACCTGATCAGACTTATAAGTTTTCCAACCCTCCCGTTTTGGAGGGGCAGGAGATATGGGTTAGAGAAAACACTCCTCCTTCAAAAAAAGAAGAAGAACAGATTAAGGCCGAAGAAGGTGACGACGCTATCGATACAGTCACTGACAATGCCGGCAATCCTTCCAAAATCTGGGTGAGGTGGCATGAGGTCGACAATTTCTATAACTCCGACGGCAGTGCGCGCCATTATATCCTCAATCATATCGAGGGCAAAATCAGATTTGGGGATGGTCGCAAGGGCATGAGACCCCCTTCGGGAACGAATTCGATCGTGGCCCGCCGCTATGCGACCGGCGGTGGTGAGCAGGGCAATGTCGGCAGTAAAAGCCTGACCATCCTTCGTCGGGCAAATCCAAATATAGCCTCGGTTATAAATTTCTTCCCGGCCAGTGGCGGGTCTGATCTGGAGACGGTCTCGGATGCCAAACAGCGCGCGCCACAGATTTTCCGCAACCGTTTCCGGGCGGTCACCCGCGAGGACTACGAATGGCTGGCTCAGAGAGCTTCGTCGCATATAGCACGTACGCATTGTATTGCCAACACACCAGCGGAGGGCGAGGTTACATTGATCGTAATCCCGAAGGAGACTCCCGAACAGCGTGCCCGGGCGGATAAGATCACACCTTCGACACAGCTTTTGAACCTGGTGCGCGATTATCTCGAACCGCGTCGTCTGTTGACAACCAGGCTCCATGTCGAGCGACCATCGTATTTGGAGGTCTCTTTTGAAATCCGTTACCAGGTAACCGCCACCGGTGCTGATCCCGAGCGGATCAAACGCGATCTTGAGCAGAATATCCGGCGTTACCTGCATCCGCTCTATGGAGGCAATGACGGCCGGGGATGGTCGTTCGGAAAAGCCTTGGTCAAGACCGATCTTTATAGAATTGTGGAAGATACCGAGGGCGTCGAATATGTCGACCGCCTTGAAATATATGATGAACAACGTAAACTGTTTATAGACAAAATGAGGGCTCTGCCTAATCAGCTTTTCTATGTTGTCGATGTGAACAGCTTCCAGGTCAGAAGAGAGTATTGATGGTTACCGGACAGGCGACAGCGTCAAAGAAGATGCCGAAACTAATCGGGCATGATCTCGAAAAAGCAGAGAAGATCTGCGCGCTGGAACAGATACCGATCCGTTCGATTGAATTCGAGGAACACCCGGCACGCGAAGGTACGGTCATGCACCAGAATCCCCGGCCGGGTGAGGATGTGCCTGATGGTGGTATTCGTATCGTGGCCGCGTCGAAGAGCTACCTGAATTATCTGCCCAATATCTATCGCATGTATGATGTCCGGCAGGGGAATTTCCTGAAACGCTTTCTGTGGCTTTTCAAGCATCCCGATCTGCCGATTGATCGGATTCTGAACCGGATTCACACTTATTTCGAGCCCTACAACACTCCCTCTGAATTTCTACCATGGCTGGCATCGATACTGGCACTACCTCTCGATGAGAGCTGGGATGAGGCCAAGAAGCGCGAATTGATCGCCAATATCGTGAAGATCTATAAACTGCGCGGTACTCCCCGTGGATTGTCGCTGTACCTCAAAATTTACACCAACAGTGAACCGGAGATTATAGAGAATTACTGGCCCTTTAACGGTTTCCAGGTAGGAGTAGCTTCCACGGTCGGGGTCGATTCGATCATCATCGGCTATATCGAGAAAGCGCATTGCTTCACAGTGAGGATCCCGCGTACCGTCGACGAGACCCCGCTGGAGATGATCCGCCGGATTCATGCCATAGTGCAGGCCGAGAAACCGGCTCATACGAACTATTACATGATCTTTGCCGAACCTGAGGTCGAAGAAGCCGACTTTATGCAGGTCGGAGTGGCTTCCATGATAGGTGTGGAATCATGGGTCGGAGAAACTGATAACAATCTTGATGAAATACAGGAAGGTGAACGAGATGACCGAGGAGAATAAGGAATTTAAGCGTGTATCCTTTTTCCGGGGCTTCTTCGCTTCGGAGGACGATTTCAATCACCTGGTTGACTACGACCTGGAGAAACACAGGCTCCACAACCGGTTGCATCATTCACCGGGGGTGATGTTGAACTTCTCCGGCGAACTGCGGGTGATCGCTCGTGAGAAAGGCGATTTCTCGATCGAGATCGCACCCGGTTACGCAATCGATGGGTTGGGTAATGATATCTTCCTGTGGGAGACTAAGGTTCTGGCGATAGATGTTTCAAAGTATCGCCTGCCTATCGTTGTTTACCTGGTGTTGAAATATTTTGATGAACCGGTCGATTTCATAACCAACAAGGCAAATCCACAATATAAG
This is a stretch of genomic DNA from Candidatus Zixiibacteriota bacterium. It encodes these proteins:
- a CDS encoding LysM peptidoglycan-binding domain-containing protein codes for the protein MSLEKATITNVDTNDTFQVLFNPSEYQLKKETPWAEQRVLGLDAPAASFTTGMRMELSMELFFDTSEEKSDVRTHTEKIEKLLMVDPDKHRPPLTLFTWGNFQFKGVFEKLKQRYTMFVQDGTPVRAVLDVTIKEYTTTFEQLQRQPRQSADRAKHRIVRRGDTLSLIAHREYNDASEWRRIAEYNQIEDPLDLEPGLELTIPPIE
- a CDS encoding phage tail protein, which codes for MPLRRALSGGSNSESDQTQRYYGVVIGVVSNIDDPENTGRVKVRFPWLSSDEESHWARVCQFMTGNDRGSWFIPEVNDEVLVAFEHGDVNHPYVVGSLYNGQDQPPSENSHSSENNIRMIKSRSGHIIKIDDTSGSEQVEIKTSSGKSVLTMKSDGSITIKSDNITIEGTMKIDLKSQNINIEASQQLKLKGTSGFAVESTGTGKVEASGPLTVKGAVVNIN
- a CDS encoding baseplate protein encodes the protein MPRKNFLGVGFKFPVDVDRRGGVAMSRYEESIEDAIVLIVGTAFGERQMRPDFGCGIHDLVFAPNNANTRALAVYHVEEALIKWEPRIVEVKVTADTDPEQPHIINIAIDYKVRTTNNVFNLVYPFYLQKSEV
- a CDS encoding putative baseplate assembly protein, which produces MPITPPNLDDRTHADIMEELRRLIPRYCPEWTDHNPSDPGITLLELFAWLTEMKIYKLNRITDKTYVALLDLIGMSLLLPQPAQSYLTFTPGQGLEESVVVPAGTQIATSQTEVTDSVVFETAEDLRLSPVDLARVVTTAGDSVSDNSSFINNPSPDGFPVFGGVSQIERAVFVGDDKFSALTESASLFLRFKGASEEARALLTMLDWEYFNGKRFKELNTRLVYTETLGENETLIEIAGPLGDLEKTEIDGVETFWFKATLTAIPSSEQITELDTIAVEARIVEDGPTPEAGFSNIAGSIFLPLDFSKSVYPFSEEPKYDFAFYISSPDIFSKTEAEVILDIDLADPSVVEAPVASSDLELLWEYYNGRKWVELGATSPTGVSRPAGKFNFTDSTLAFTHSGEIKFDRPEDFSPTKVNGQEGHWIRCRLIKGNYGQAGHYEQVGKNWVWKDDNPLRPPCIKMLTLRYNQKPVFVSNLKSYADFTYRDFSGLIKKEYNPFQLFEEQRDRSPSLYLAFKSIAEKDSYGICFIVKEDQRLPVDELTTRYFGDIFGTENRQEQKLWWEYYNGKDWADLMPIDTTENFKCSGQVKFDFPRDFKPVEKFGQKNYWIRCRFQDGGYAVAPMLKAVLTNSVMGLNQSTISGEILGSSDGTPDQTYKFSNPPVLEGQEIWVRENTPPSKKEEEQIKAEEGDDAIDTVTDNAGNPSKIWVRWHEVDNFYNSDGSARHYILNHIEGKIRFGDGRKGMRPPSGTNSIVARRYATGGGEQGNVGSKSLTILRRANPNIASVINFFPASGGSDLETVSDAKQRAPQIFRNRFRAVTREDYEWLAQRASSHIARTHCIANTPAEGEVTLIVIPKETPEQRARADKITPSTQLLNLVRDYLEPRRLLTTRLHVERPSYLEVSFEIRYQVTATGADPERIKRDLEQNIRRYLHPLYGGNDGRGWSFGKALVKTDLYRIVEDTEGVEYVDRLEIYDEQRKLFIDKMRALPNQLFYVVDVNSFQVRREY